The window CAGCGTCCATCTGTCCGCAGTGAAGCAGAAGAGCGACGAACTCAGGGCCGCCGAACGTCATCGGGCCCAGATCACCGAACGACGCGAAGCCCTGATTGTGATGGCTCTCCGCAATCAAGTCTGCGATGACCTGGAGCTCGCCTCACTGACCGGCCTCACCCCGGACCACATCCGCCGGTCGTCCCGGGGAATCGCCCGCCCGGCCTAGGAGCGCCCAGTGAAACCAACTCACCGTTGAACCCACCGGCCCCGGAGGGTAGAACGGGTAGATGACCAACGACGTGAACTCTTGGATGGACAAGTACGAACGAGCGTGGACTTCGAATGAGCCCGACGACGTCCGGGCACTCTTCACGGAGGATGCCGTTTACTACGACAAACCCAACACGGACAAACCATGGAACGGCCACGAAGAGATCGTCAAAGCGTGGGCCGACGCCGGCGACAAGCCCGAGGACTGGACGTTCGAGTGGAACCTTCTGGGCCAGGACGGCGATACGGTATTCGTACAAGGCCTGACCACGTATCTCAACGGGGACCCCACCTACGACAATCTGTGGGTGATCCGCTTCGCCGAAGACGGACGCGCCCGCGAATTCACCGAGTGGTACATGGCTCGCAAGAACACCCCGCCCTCGCCCAACTGAGTCAGTAGCTGTCGCGATCCGCCGTCTCGGACACAGGGATGAACGTTGAGGCGAAGCCTTCGGACGCGCGGGCCAGCACCGCAACATCGGCGCCGACCAGCACAAAGGAGGCACCGGCGTCGAGATAGGCACGGGCGGTTGATTCGTTGAAGGCGTTCACGCCGGCAGGCTTACCTGCCGCTTTCGCGGCTTCAAGGCAATGCTCGACGACGGCCCTCACCAAGGGATTTTCCTGCTGTCCCAGCAGGCCCATGGAGGCTGCGAGATCCGAGGGGCCCAGGAAAATGCCGTCCACGCCGTCGACGGCCAGGATCTCTTTCACAGCTGATGCTGCGGCTTCGGATTCGATCTGGACCGTGAGGCTGATGGTCTCCGAAGCGGAAGCCAGGTAGTCCGGGACGCGGTTCCAGCGTGCAGAACGGGCCAGTGCGGATCCGACGCCGCGAACACCGTGCGGAGGGTAGCGGACCGCGGCAACCGCAGTTGCGGCGTCGACGGCCGAATTCACCATGGGGATCATCAGGTTCTGCACGCCCAGGTCAAGGTACTGCTTGATGACCACGGTGTCGTTGACCGGTGGACGCACCATCGCCTGCACGGGGTAACCACTGACGGCATGGAGCTGGGCGAGGATGGATTCGAGGCCGTTGGGGCTGTGCTCGGCGTCGATCAGTACCCAGTCCAGACCGGACCCGGCGCAGATCTCGGCCACCAGCGGGCTGCCGGAGCAGACCCACATGCCAGCCAGCGGCCGGCCGGCCTCGGAGAGTGCCGAGTAGAAGGTGGGGCTTAGTCGAATTGGCATGTCACCACTCCCAACGGTCCGTAATCCGCGTGCACGGTATCCCCTTTGTACACCCACATCGGGCGCGTAAACGAGCCCGCCAGGATGATGTCCCCGGCCTTCATCGAGTCACCGTGGGCGGCGATCTTGTTTGCCAGCCAGTGGACACCGTTGGCGGGGTGGTCCAGCACTCCGGCTGCGACGCCGGTCTCTTCCACTGTCTGGTTTTTGTACAGGATGGCGGAGACCCAACGGAGGTCGACGGCGTCCGGCCGCACCGGGCGGCCGCCCACCACCATGGCGCCCATCGCCGCGTTATCCGAGATGGTATCCACGATGGTCCGGCCCTCCATTTCAATCCTGGAGTCCAGGATTTCGAGGGCCGGAACCACGTAATCAGTGGCGTTGAGGACATCGAAAATGGTGCAGCCTGGCCCCTTCAAGGCACTCTTCAGCACGAACGCCAGCTCCACCTCAACCCGTGGGTGCGTGTACTTGTCCCACTCCACGGAGCACCCGGTGTCCAGGACCATGTCATCAAAAATGGCACCGTAATCCGGCTCAGTGATGCCCGTGGCGGCCTGCATGGCCTTGGACGTGAGGCCGATCTTCCGCCCCACCAACGTGCGCCCGGCTTCCTCGTTCCGCCGCCGCCACAACTGCTGCACGGCGTAGGAATCCTCCACCGTCATATCGGGGTAGCGGGCAGTGAGGCGCGGGACCGGTGTGCGGTTCCGGCCGGCTTCGAGGAGCTCGTCGGCAATGGCTTCGATCGTCTTCGCGTCCATCATGGTTTAGACCTGCGCCCCCAGCTTGAAGCCCTCGGCAGCTTCGCCGGAGGCAGCGTCGGGGCGGGTGTAGGAGAAGCCGTCGGCGCCCACGGTGACGGCCATTTCGGACTTGTCCTCGCGTTCAATAATGGGCTGCGGGTTGCCGTCGAGGTCCAGGACCAGGGAGGCCTCGGTGTACCAGGACGGGACCACGGGGTTGCCCCACCAGTCGCGGCGCTGGTTGTCGTGGACGTCCCAGGTGACGGTGGGGTTGTCCGGATCGCCGGTGTAGTAGTCCTGGGTGTAGATCTCCACGCGGTGGCCGTCCGGGTCAAGGATGTAAAGGTAGAAAGCGTTGGACACACCGTGGCGGCCGGGGCCGCGTTCGATCCGGTCGGAGATGCGCAGGGCGCCCATCTTGTCGCAGATCTGGATGATGTTGTGCTTCTCGTGCGTGGAGAACGCGATGTGGTGCAGGCGGGGTCCGTTGCCGCCGGTCAGCGCGGTATCGTGCACAGTCTGCTTGCGGTGCATCCACGCGGCGTACGTGACGCCGTCGGAGTCTTTGATGTCTTCGGAGACGCGGAAGCCGAGGTCTTCAAGGTACTTGCGGCCGCGAGGGACGTCCGGGGTGACTTGGTTGAAGTGGTCCAGGCGGACGAGTTCGCCGGCGGAGTAGAGGTCGTAGCGCTGGGTGAGGCGTTCGACGTGCTCAACGTCGTAGAAGAACTCGTAGGGGAAGCCCAGGGGGTCTTCGACGCGGACGGAATCGCCAACGCCCTTGGTGAAGCCTTCCTTGCGGCGCTCTACACGGCAACCCAGCTCGCGGTAGTACGCCTCGGCGGCATCCACTTCGGCCGGGGACTTCACGCGGTAGGCGAAGGCAGCAGCTGCGGCGACCGGGCCCTTGCGGAGGACCAGGTTGTGGTGGATGAACTCCTCGAAAGAGCGAAGGTAAATGGTGTTCTCATCCTCTTCGGTGACGTGCAGGCCGAGGAGGTCAACATAGAACGCGCGGGATTTGGCCAGGTCCGTGACCACCAGTTCCAGGTAGGCGCAGCGGACGATATCCGGTGCCGGAACGGTGGGTGTGGGGATGGGGCCGGTGAAGTTGCTCATGGGATTCTCTCTTCGTTGAAAGGGGTCATTTGGATGGAGTTTTTGTACAGGTACTGCCCTTTAGAACGGGTTTTAGGGGCGTTATCTGTACAAAAACTCTGGGTTTAGGCGCCGAATTTGGGGGTGTGAACGGATCCGAGCGTGATGTGCACGGCCTGCTGGTCGGTGTAGAAATCGATGGAGCGGTAGCCGCCCTCGTGGCCCAGGCCGGAGGCTTTCACGCCACCGAACGGGGTGCGGAGATCGCGGACGTTGTGGCTGTTGAGCCACACCATGCCGGCCTCCACGTTCTGGGAGAAGTTGTGGGCCCGGGTCAGGTTTTGGGTCCAAATGTAGGCCGCCAGGCCGTACTTGGTGTTGTTGGCCAAGGCGAGGGCTTCGTCGTCGTTCTCGAAAGGCGTAATGGCCACGACGGGACCGAAGATTTCCTCTTGGAAAATCCGTGCGTCAGGCTCGACGTCGGCAAACACCGTGGGTGCGATGTAGTTGCCTTCGGGTAGGTGGTCGGGTCGGCCGCCGCCGGCCAGGAGCCTGCCTTCGGACTTGCCGATCTCCACATACGACGCGACCTTCTCGTAGTGCTCGGGGTGGACCAGTGCACCGACTTGGGTCTTGGGATCGTGGGGATCGCCCACCACGATGTTCTTGGCCCGGGCGGCGTACTTTTCGCAGAATTCGTCGTAAATGGCCCGCTCAACCAGGATGCGGGAGCCGGCGGTGCAGCGTTCACCGTTGAGCGAGAACACCCCGAACAGCGCGGAATCGATCGCGGCGTCCAGGTCTGCATCGGCGAACACGACGCACGGGGACTTGCCGCCGAGCTCCATGGACAGGCCCTTGAGGTTGGCTGCTGCGTTGCGGAAGATGGTCTGGCCCGTGGTGGTCTCACCGGTGAAGGAGATCAACGGTACGTCCGGGTGCTTCACCAACGCGTCGCCGGCTTCTTCGCCCAGGCCGTTGACCAGGTTGAACACGCCGTCAGGGAGGCCTGCGTCCTTGAAGATCTGCGCCCACAGGGAGGCGGAGAGCGGCGTGAACTCGGCGGGTTTCAGGACCACGGTGTTGCCCGTGGCCAGCGCCGGGGCCAGCTTCCAGGACTCCAGCATGAACGGGGTGTTCCACGGCGTAATGAGGCCGGCGACGCCGATAGGCTTGCGGTTCACGTAGTTGATCTGCGAGCCCGGGACCTTCATGGCATCGTCGAACTGGGCCACGATCAGGTCCGCGAAGAAGCGGAAATTCTCCGCCGCGCGCAG is drawn from Arthrobacter sp. 31Y and contains these coding sequences:
- the hpaD gene encoding 3,4-dihydroxyphenylacetate 2,3-dioxygenase — encoded protein: MSNFTGPIPTPTVPAPDIVRCAYLELVVTDLAKSRAFYVDLLGLHVTEEDENTIYLRSFEEFIHHNLVLRKGPVAAAAAFAYRVKSPAEVDAAEAYYRELGCRVERRKEGFTKGVGDSVRVEDPLGFPYEFFYDVEHVERLTQRYDLYSAGELVRLDHFNQVTPDVPRGRKYLEDLGFRVSEDIKDSDGVTYAAWMHRKQTVHDTALTGGNGPRLHHIAFSTHEKHNIIQICDKMGALRISDRIERGPGRHGVSNAFYLYILDPDGHRVEIYTQDYYTGDPDNPTVTWDVHDNQRRDWWGNPVVPSWYTEASLVLDLDGNPQPIIEREDKSEMAVTVGADGFSYTRPDAASGEAAEGFKLGAQV
- the hpaH gene encoding 2-oxo-hept-4-ene-1,7-dioate hydratase, which produces MMDAKTIEAIADELLEAGRNRTPVPRLTARYPDMTVEDSYAVQQLWRRRNEEAGRTLVGRKIGLTSKAMQAATGITEPDYGAIFDDMVLDTGCSVEWDKYTHPRVEVELAFVLKSALKGPGCTIFDVLNATDYVVPALEILDSRIEMEGRTIVDTISDNAAMGAMVVGGRPVRPDAVDLRWVSAILYKNQTVEETGVAAGVLDHPANGVHWLANKIAAHGDSMKAGDIILAGSFTRPMWVYKGDTVHADYGPLGVVTCQFD
- the hpaE gene encoding 5-carboxymethyl-2-hydroxymuconate semialdehyde dehydrogenase; its protein translation is MTTSVETTKHYIPENLPSHIQHFINGEFVDSVSGKTFDVLDPVSNGNYATAAAGQKEDIDLAVAAAREAFVNGPWPKMKPRERARVLNKIADAVEAQEARLAELETFDTGLPITQAKGQALRAAENFRFFADLIVAQFDDAMKVPGSQINYVNRKPIGVAGLITPWNTPFMLESWKLAPALATGNTVVLKPAEFTPLSASLWAQIFKDAGLPDGVFNLVNGLGEEAGDALVKHPDVPLISFTGETTTGQTIFRNAAANLKGLSMELGGKSPCVVFADADLDAAIDSALFGVFSLNGERCTAGSRILVERAIYDEFCEKYAARAKNIVVGDPHDPKTQVGALVHPEHYEKVASYVEIGKSEGRLLAGGGRPDHLPEGNYIAPTVFADVEPDARIFQEEIFGPVVAITPFENDDEALALANNTKYGLAAYIWTQNLTRAHNFSQNVEAGMVWLNSHNVRDLRTPFGGVKASGLGHEGGYRSIDFYTDQQAVHITLGSVHTPKFGA
- a CDS encoding aldolase/citrate lyase family protein, coding for MPIRLSPTFYSALSEAGRPLAGMWVCSGSPLVAEICAGSGLDWVLIDAEHSPNGLESILAQLHAVSGYPVQAMVRPPVNDTVVIKQYLDLGVQNLMIPMVNSAVDAATAVAAVRYPPHGVRGVGSALARSARWNRVPDYLASASETISLTVQIESEAAASAVKEILAVDGVDGIFLGPSDLAASMGLLGQQENPLVRAVVEHCLEAAKAAGKPAGVNAFNESTARAYLDAGASFVLVGADVAVLARASEGFASTFIPVSETADRDSY
- a CDS encoding nuclear transport factor 2 family protein, yielding MTNDVNSWMDKYERAWTSNEPDDVRALFTEDAVYYDKPNTDKPWNGHEEIVKAWADAGDKPEDWTFEWNLLGQDGDTVFVQGLTTYLNGDPTYDNLWVIRFAEDGRAREFTEWYMARKNTPPSPN